One genomic window of Arachis hypogaea cultivar Tifrunner chromosome 8, arahy.Tifrunner.gnm2.J5K5, whole genome shotgun sequence includes the following:
- the LOC112707920 gene encoding synaptotagmin-4 encodes MGFFGGMFIGIAFGVGLIVAFARYESIRSKRRSDLAKTVAMFARMTVEDSRVLLPGKFYPSWVVFTKRQKLKWLNTQLDKMWPFINDAASELIKSSVEPILEQYKPVILASLTFSKLTLGTVAPQFTGIAILEEESGPNEFTIELEMQWDGDPNIVLDIKTKVGVVLPIQVKNIGFTGVFWLIFKPLVDEFPTFSAVSVSLREKKDLDFTLKVVGGDISALPGVSDAIEETIRDAIEDSITWPMRKVIPILPGDYSNLELKPVGILDVKLVQAKDLTNKDIIGKSDPFAVLFVRPLRDRTKTSKVINNDLNPIWNEHFEFIVEDADTQHLTVRVFDDEGISAAELIGCAQMPLKELEPGKVKIVWLKLVKDLEVHRDNKYRGEVHLELLYIPHGTDDSFRNPFDPDFALTIFEKTLKSGTEPEAEDITARKKNVIVRGVLSVTVISAEDLPVVDLMGKADPFVVLTLKKSEKKLKTRVVNESLNPVWNQTFDFVVEDGLHEMLIVEVWDHDTFGKDKMGKVIMTLTKVILEGEYQETYTLEGAKSGRLTLHLRWTPQHKYRDP; translated from the exons ATGGGATTCTTCGGCGGGATGTTCATCGGCATCGCCTTCGGCGTTGGATTGATCGTTGCTTTTGCTCGCTACGAAAGCATTCGATCCAAGCGTCGTTCTGATTTG GCGAAGACGGTGGCGATGTTCgcgaggatgacggtggaagatTCTAGAGTACTTCTGCCTGGAAAGTTCTACCCTTCATGGGTTGTATTCACTAAGAGACAGA AGTTAAAATGGCTCAACACGCAACTCGACAAGATGTGGCCATTCATCAATGAT GCAGCTTCGGAGTTGATAAAGAGTAGTGTGGAGCCAATTCTAGAGCAATATAAGCCAGTTATTTTGGCTTCTCTTACCTTCTCCAAGTTGACCCTTGGCACAGTGGCTCCACAATTTACCG GAATTGCCATACTTGAAGAGGAAAGTGGGCCTAATGAATTTACCATAGAGTTAGAGATGCAGTGGGATGGTGACCCCAACATTGTTCTTGATATCAAAACCAAAGTTGGCGTTGTACTTCCCATCCAG GTAAAAAATATTGGATTCACTGGGGTTTTTTGGTTGATATTCAAACCACTAGTGGATGAGTTCCCTACTTTTTCAGCTGTTTCTGTTTCATTGAGAGAAAAG AAAGATCTGGATTTTACTCTAAAAGTAGTCGGCGGTGATATATCAGCTTTACCGGGGGTATCTGATGCTATAGAG GAAACAATTCGTGATGCTATTGAAGACTCTATAACTTGGCCAATGCGGAAAGTCATACCAATTTTACCTGGGGATTACAG TAATCTGGAGTTGAAACCGGTTGGAATATTAGATGTGAAACTGGTGCAAGCAAAGGACTTAACAAATAAGGATATCATTGGTAAATCCGACCCTTTTGCTGTCCTGTTTGTAAGGCCACTTCGTGATAGAACCAAAACAAGCAAAGTAATC AACAATGACTTGAATCCAATATGGAATGAGCACTTTGAGTTCATTGTTGAAGATGCGGATACACAGCACTTGACTGTAAGAGTTTTCGATGATGAAGGCATTTCTGCTGCCGAGCTTATTGGTTGTGCCCAAATGCCTCTAAAGGAACTAGAACCTGGTAAAGTCAAGATTGTGTGGTTGAAACTGGTCAAGGATTTGGAGGTCCATAGGGATAACAAATACAGGGGTGAG GTGCACTTGGAGCTGTTGTATATTCCACATGGAACAGATGACAGCTTTAGGAACCCCTTCGACCCTGATTTCGCATTGACCATATTCGAGAAGACCCTCAAGAGTGGAACTGAACCAGAGGCTGAGGATATTACAGCACGAAAGAAGAACGTCATTGTAAGAGGTGTTCTCTCTGTGACGGTTATTTCAGCTGAAGACTTGCCAGTTGTGGACTTAATGGGCAAGGCTGATCCATTTGTTGTCCTGACGTTGAAGAAATCAGAGAAAAAACTCAAGACTAGG GTCGTAAACGAATCCTTAAATCCAGTCTGGAATCAAACATTTGACTTTGTTGTAGAGGACGGCTTACATGAAATGTTAATTGTTGAAGTCTGGGATCACGATACTTTTGGGAAG GACAAAATGGGAAAAgtgataatgactctaacaaaggTGATCTTAGAAGGGGAATATCAGGAAACGTATACACTAGAGGGAGCTAAATCTGGAAGGCTTACTTTGCATCTGAGATGGACTCCACAGCACAAGTACCGGGATCCTTAG